A portion of the Pseudomonadota bacterium genome contains these proteins:
- a CDS encoding agmatinase, whose translation MPSGEIYRPRYSGVATFMRRPLRADGDWDGVEIGLIGVPFDGGVTNRPGARHGPRGLREQSTLMGHTNHQTGIRPYHIAESADLGDVLIEGVYSLERAMDDIEAFYKKVHAAGILPLTAGGDHSITLPIMKAIAADRPVGLIHFDAHCDTGPELFGHKHHHGGPFKVAVEDGVLDPKRTIQIGIRGPAEPLWAFSYESGMTVIHIEDLYAMGIDAVIAKAREVVGDGPTYISFDVDGLDPVYAPGTGTPEVGGFTTFEAQQMLRGLRGLDIVGGDVVEVSPPFDPSGQTALTGAQMMWEILCLMGENVASKKS comes from the coding sequence ATGCCGTCAGGCGAGATCTATCGTCCGCGGTACTCCGGTGTCGCGACCTTCATGCGCCGTCCCTTGCGTGCCGACGGCGACTGGGATGGGGTCGAGATCGGCTTGATCGGCGTCCCGTTCGATGGCGGCGTGACCAATCGTCCCGGCGCGCGCCATGGCCCGCGGGGATTGCGCGAACAGTCGACATTGATGGGCCATACCAACCATCAGACCGGCATTCGGCCCTATCACATCGCCGAATCGGCAGATCTGGGCGACGTTCTGATCGAGGGTGTCTACAGCCTTGAGCGCGCCATGGATGACATCGAGGCGTTCTATAAGAAGGTCCATGCCGCCGGCATTCTGCCGCTGACCGCAGGCGGCGACCATTCGATCACCTTGCCAATCATGAAGGCGATCGCCGCCGATCGGCCCGTCGGTCTGATCCACTTCGACGCCCATTGCGACACAGGGCCGGAACTGTTCGGCCACAAACACCATCATGGCGGACCGTTCAAGGTTGCTGTCGAAGATGGTGTGCTGGATCCCAAACGCACGATCCAAATCGGCATTCGTGGGCCGGCCGAGCCATTGTGGGCGTTCAGCTATGAATCCGGCATGACCGTGATTCATATCGAGGACCTCTACGCTATGGGTATCGATGCCGTGATCGCCAAGGCGCGCGAGGTGGTCGGCGACGGCCCGACCTATATCAGCTTCGATGTCGACGGCCTGGACCCGGTCTATGCGCCGGGCACGGGAACGCCTGAGGTCGGCGGCTTCACCACCTTTGAGGCGCAACAGATGCTGCGCGGCCTGCGCGGTCTCGACATCGTTGGCGGCGATGTGGTCGAGGTTTCGCCGCCGTTTGATCCCTCGGGCCAGACCGCGCTGACCGGCGCCCAGATGATGTGGGAGATCCTCTGCCTGATGGGCGAGAACGTGGCGTCGAAGAAGAGCTAG
- a CDS encoding glutathione S-transferase family protein codes for MKLYDAMTPNSLRVHVFLAEKGIEVDREKIDVLGGGTRTADFLAINSLGELPVLETDDGHILTESVAISRYLEELYPNPPLMGESAFDQARIEMWNRRMEQQIFGPIGNVGRHTLPFFADKVEQLANFAESQSRLFDSNWAWLDSELSDDRPFVAGDAFSIADITGMAALFVCDILQKTLPDNLSFANRWARTMKARESFASRMVKAA; via the coding sequence ATGAAACTCTACGACGCAATGACGCCCAACTCGCTGCGCGTTCATGTTTTTCTCGCCGAGAAGGGTATCGAGGTCGATCGTGAGAAGATCGATGTCCTGGGCGGCGGAACGCGAACAGCTGACTTTCTGGCTATCAATTCTCTCGGAGAGCTCCCGGTTCTCGAAACGGACGATGGGCACATCCTGACAGAGAGCGTCGCGATAAGCCGATACTTGGAAGAGCTTTATCCCAATCCCCCGCTGATGGGCGAAAGCGCCTTTGACCAAGCGCGTATCGAGATGTGGAACCGGCGCATGGAGCAGCAGATCTTTGGACCGATTGGCAACGTGGGGCGCCACACCCTGCCGTTCTTCGCCGACAAGGTCGAACAGCTGGCCAACTTCGCCGAATCGCAGAGCCGCCTGTTCGATAGCAACTGGGCATGGCTCGACAGCGAGTTGTCAGACGACAGGCCTTTTGTCGCCGGCGACGCGTTCTCGATCGCGGACATTACGGGAATGGCCGCACTCTTCGTCTGTGACATCCTGCAAAAAACGTTGCCTGACAATTTGAGTTTCGCCAATCGGTGGGCACGGACGATGAAGGCGCGTGAGAGTTTCGCGTCACGTATGGTCAAGGCCGCATAA
- a CDS encoding DUF427 domain-containing protein codes for MTELSRIANPAPGFQAHPNYQIEILPCAKRLRAMFGGQTVFDTLDAVILRETEHLPVYYVPRADADMALLTGSDHTTHCPFKGDASYYSLAHGDRVAENAVWTYETPFDECRSIKGYLAFYWDQLDHWYEEDDEVHVHARDPKARIDIVASSRPVRVEAAGETIAETTRARFLFETGLPVRYYMPLEDVRQDLLIASDTKTRCPYKGTASYHHVKIGQTVINDAVWHYPDPLDEVGRITGYLCFYPEKVGRLTVDGKDVP; via the coding sequence ATGACCGAGTTGTCACGCATCGCCAATCCGGCGCCCGGCTTCCAGGCGCATCCGAACTATCAGATCGAAATCCTACCATGCGCCAAACGCCTGCGCGCCATGTTCGGCGGCCAAACGGTGTTCGATACGCTCGATGCGGTCATCTTGCGGGAGACCGAACACCTGCCGGTCTATTACGTGCCGCGCGCCGATGCCGACATGGCGCTGCTGACCGGCAGCGACCACACGACCCACTGCCCATTCAAGGGCGACGCGTCCTATTACAGCCTGGCGCATGGCGACCGCGTGGCGGAGAACGCGGTCTGGACCTATGAAACGCCGTTCGACGAGTGCCGCTCCATCAAAGGTTACCTGGCGTTCTATTGGGACCAACTCGATCACTGGTACGAAGAAGACGACGAGGTCCACGTACACGCCCGCGATCCGAAGGCGCGGATCGACATCGTCGCGAGTTCGCGTCCGGTTCGCGTCGAAGCCGCCGGCGAGACCATTGCGGAGACAACGCGCGCGCGCTTCCTGTTCGAGACCGGTCTGCCGGTCCGCTACTACATGCCACTGGAAGACGTACGCCAGGATCTTCTTATCGCGTCGGATACAAAGACGCGCTGCCCGTACAAGGGCACGGCCAGTTATCACCACGTCAAGATCGGCCAAACCGTAATCAACGATGCGGTCTGGCACTACCCCGATCCACTCGACGAAGTCGGCCGGATCACCGGCTATCTCTGTTTCTATCCGGAAAAAGTCGGCCGTCTCACCGTCGACGGCAAGGACGTACCGTAA